GGGACGTTCGGCCCACTCGGGATGCTCGACCCGAGCGACCCGCTCGGGATGCTCGGCATGTCCGACCCGCAGACCGCACCGGACAACCCCCCCGACCCGCTCATCGGGACGTTCGGCCCACTCGGGATGCTCGACCCGAGCGACCCGCTCGGGATGTCCGACATGTTCGGGCGATCCTGGGCGCTCCCCGCACCGGACGATACCCACAACCCACTCGACCCGTTCGACCTCCTCGGGGCGTCCGGGGCCAGGGCTTGGGCCCGGGCGAACGGGGACTGGTCCCGGTTCGCGGGCCGGCTCGACCACCCGGCGGACATCACGGACACGGCAGCAACGGGCCTCGGCGACGCCCTCATGGACATCGACCCGAAATCGAGCCCCGGAACAGGCCCGGACCACGACCCCTCCCCACACACCACCTTCTTGTCCCAAACCGGACGAAACGCCTACAACATCCTGTCCGGACAACCCCCGGCACACAACAACCCCCACCACCCCCCGCGAAACACCCAACCCCCTCCCCCCACCGACACACGACCACAACAACGAACATGATGGACCTCACCGGCCCGACAAGCCCGCCCAATCCGTCCGGCACGATCCCCACGGAACCGATGAACACCGACACGGGCCAGCCCCCTCAGACCGTCTCGGCCGGAGCTACCCGATCCTTGCGGGATCCGGTGCGAGAAGACTGACAGTCGTGCGAGTCCGCGACGGACCCGACCGATGCCGAGGCCCCGACGTCAACGAGCCGCTCAGTGTAGCGAATTGACACATATTGGCTTCCCCTGTCGCTGTGATGGGTCAGGCCGGAGCCCTTCTTGATGCCCCGCCGCCACAGGGCCATTTCCAGCGCGTCCAGGGGCAGATCGGTTGCGCGTGTGGGTGGCGGGCTGCCATCCGACGATCATTCGCGAGTGCGCGTCCAGCACGAACGCCACGTAGACCCAGCCGGCCCAGGTCCTCACGTAGGTCAGGTCGGCCACCCACAGCTGGTTCGGCCGGTGGGCGGTGAAGGAGCGGTTGACCAGGTCCGGCGGCCTGGGAGCGGCCGGTTCGGGGACGGTGGTGCGGCGGCGCCGGCTGCGTATGACACCTTCGACGCCGTCCTCGCGCATCAGCCGCTCCACCGTACAGCGGGCCGTATGGATGCCCTCGCGCCGCAGCTGGCGGTGGACCCGCCTGACCCCGTAGGTTTCCCCGGAGTCCTCGTGGACGGCGCGGATCCGCTCCAGCAGTACCTCGTCCCGCACCGATCGGGCGGAACGCGGCCGGGGGCGGCGGGCGTAGTATGCGGAGACGGACAAATCAAGTTCCCGGCACATGGGCTCGACCCCGAAAGCCTTCGCGCCGGTGGTCGATCACCGCGTCGGCTTCGTGCGGGGCTGGTCGAGCTCCTTCGCGAAAAACACGGAGGCGGCCTTGAGGATCTCCACCGACCGAGCTCGGAGTTCTCCTTGCGGAGTTGCGCAATCTCGGCCTTCTCGGCGCTCGTCAGCAGGTCGGACCGGTCGCCCTGGTCGGCCTCGGCCTGGCGCGCCCAGTTACGCAGGGCCTCCTTATGAATGCCCAGGTCACGGGCCACGTGCGCGACCGGACGCCCGGAGGATCGGACCTCGCGGACCGCACGCTCGCGAAGCTCGTCGGGGTACTTACTGATCGTTTCAGAATGAGTTTGGTTCTGGGGATTGGCAGTTGAGGTGTTCGGGCGGCAGAGTGCTGCCTGTGTCGGATGATCTTGTGCCTGATGACTTGTGGGATCGGGTGGCCCCGTTGCTGCCGCCGCGTCCCGCGCGGCGCCATCGCTATCCGGGCCGCTTGCCGGCGGATGACCGCGCGGCCCTTCGCGGCATCGTGTACGTGCTGTGCAAGAGCGTGAGCTGGCGGGACGTGCCTGCGGAGCGGACCGGGTGCAGCGGGATCACGGCCTGGCGCCGGCTGCGGGACTGGACCGAGGCCGGCGTGTGGCCGCGCCTGCACGAGGTCCTTCTCGCCGAGCTGCGAACCGCGGGCCTGCTGGAGATGGACGACTGCGCGATCGACGGCTCGCACGTCAGGGCTCTGAAAGGGGGGCTCACACCGGACCTTCGCCGGTCGACCGGGCCAGGCCGGGCAGCAAACACCACCTGATCGTCGACCGCCACGGCACCCCGATCGCAGTCACCCTGACCGCCGGCAACCGCCACGACGTCACCCAGCTCCTGCCGCTCCTGGACGCGATCCCGCCGATCCGGGGACTGTGCGGACGCCCGCGGACACGGCCGCGCAGGCTGTTCGCCGACCGGGGCTACGACTTCGACAAGTACCGCCGCCTGCTTTGGAAGCGTGGGATCAAGCCGCTCATCGCCCGCCGCGGCGTCGCCCACGGCTCCGGACTCGGCAAGACCCGCTGGGTCGTCGAACGGACCTTCGCCTGGCTCCATCAGTTCAAACGCCTCCGCATCCGCTACGAGATACGCGCCGACCTCCACCTCAGCCTGCTCCAACTCGCCTGCAGCATCATCTGCTTGCGACGACTCCGAACCTCATTCTGAAACGATCAGTAACTGGGCGTTTCGCCCTTAGTCATGATGGTTCATCCAGATTTCTGGGGAGCTTGGGCTGCTGGCATTCGGTGACGCTTGGGGCCCTGGTGGCAGGAGTGCCGCTGTTGCGCCTATGTCCGCCGGAACTGCGCGGTTCCTCCTGTCTCGTCCCAAGAAGTCGAGCCCACGGGTTTTTGTCCCTCGGGTGCCGCGAGTCCTGGGCAGCAGGGCAATCCCGCAGTATGCCGTTGTCATGACGGATCGTCGACCGTATCCGAGCGACCTGTCCGACGCCCGCTGGGCTTTGGTCGAGCCCACCCTCACCGCCTGGCGCCGGGCCCGTACCGAGCGGGCCCTCGCGTTCGGCCGGCCTCCCGAGCACGAGCTGCGCGACCTGCTGGACGCAATCCTGTACGTCGACCGCACCGGCATCCCCTGGCGCTACCTCCCGCACGACTACCCGCCCTGGGAAACCGTCTACGCCTACTTCGCCCGATGGCAGAAGGAAGGCGTATTCGAGCAGCTCAACGGGCTGCTGAGGCGTCTGGTCCGCACCGCCGAGGGCCGCGGTCCGGAGCCGACAGCGTGCATTGTCGACTCGCAGAGTGTGAAGACCTCCACGAACGTCCCCACCTCCTCGCAGGGCGTCGACGTCGGCAAGAAGATCGTGGGCAGGAAGCGCAACATCGTCACCGACACGATCGGCCTGCTGCTGATGGTCCTGGTCACCGCCGCGAGTGTGCAGGACGGCGCCGCCGGCAAGCAGTTGCTGACCGCGGTCGCCACCGAGCACCCCACCATCCGCAAGGCCTGGACCGACATGGGCTACAAGAATGCCGTCGTCGAACACGGCGCCGCCCTCGGCATCGACGTCGAGATCGTCCGCCGCAACCCCGCCACCAGGGGATTCGTCGTCCAGCCCCGCCGCTGGGTCGTCGAACGGACCTTCGGCTGGCTCATGCACCACCGCCGTCTCGCCCGCGACTACGAAGCTCTCCCGGCCCGCTCCGAAGCCATGGTCCACGTCGCGATGATCAGCCTCATGACCCGTCGGCTCACCGGCGAATCAACCCCGACCTGGCGCGGAACATGAGCTCTGAACGCAGGGATGAAACGCCCAGTAAGAGCCGAGCGCGGTGGCGCAGACCATGAATCCGGCCAGGGAGGGCATGCGGTCGATGCTGAGCGGCTCCTCGGGCCGCGTCGCACCGACGGCCACCGACAGCGCGGTCATGTCCTCGTCCACGTAGTAGAGGCGGGCGTCGTCGAGCCGCTGCGACTCCTGCAGTGACAGGATGCGCGCCGCCGTCAGCGGGCCAGTGCGCCCCGGTACGTACGGGGTGTGGCGCTCGTCCCAGGACGCAACCCTGGGGGCGAGGAGCTCGTGAATCCGGCGCTGGCGGAAGTAGTCCCGGAGCTGGGTGCGCCAGACGGGGAGCCGGAGAGGGTCAGTGGCCCGCCATGTGGTGGTGGGAGCGGCGTCGAGGTTGGCGACGGGCATGCGTCCTCCCGGTTGGTGGGGTGCTGGGAGCGGTCGGCGGCCTCGTAGGAGGGGCCTGCGCGATCAGATGACAACTAGACTACATCTCTAACATTCATATTGCAATGCAATGTGTCGGGGTGACCAACCTGCGGATCCAGCCCACCCGGCACGGTCGCGGAGGTCGCCGGCTGGAAGCCCTGGCATGCGGGGAACGTCGGCAGAAGGTTGGGGCCAGGGCGGCGCTTCGAGGCACGGACGCGGCACTTGAGGCGGGGCCCGTGGTTTCCGGCGCGCTCGTAGAGGAAGGCGCAGTCGCCGCACACGGGCACCTCCCCCGGAGCGTCGGCCTTCAGCAGCGGGAGCAGGGTGGCGGGGTGGCGGTCCCGGTCGAAGTGGATCCGGGCGCTGCCCCGCCCCGGATGGGGCGAGTTCACGCTGCGGCCTCCTCGCGGGCGACTGTCCTGTCCGCGCAGTCGCCGTCGTCCGTGTGCAGCTCGTAGCACTCCTCGTCGGAACAGACGAGGTCGGCGGCGTCCTCGCCGTCGATGTGCGTCAGACCGGTGTCGTGTTCCATGTCCTCGTCGCCCGCGCCGAGGTGGACAGTGCAGCCGTCGTCCAGGGTGACGGTCAGCTCCTCCGGTGCGTACTCCCGGTGCAGCTGCATTGCCCGCGCGAGGGTCGGGGCGGTGATCGTCATGGTGACGGCGTATGTCTTGTCGAACGCGAACTCGCGCATCTGGGGATGCTCGATTTCCATGGAATTCCTCTCGGGCAGATTGTTGCCGGATGAATCTCTGAGCCGGCCGACTCGGGTGGCGGGCGGCGCTTTGCGCTGTCCCTGGCACGGCCGGGAGATGCGCGACGGTCAAGCGGTCGTCGACGGGGCAGCCCGGAGGCGAAGACGGCACCAGGCCGGCCCGCCTGCGCGATCGGCGGAGCCGGTCGGCTGGTGGTCAGCGGGTGATGCTGACCAGGACGATCACGCTGTCGGGGTCGAGAGCATCGAGGTAGAGGTTCGCCTCCCGGTGGTACGCCAGCGATGCCGCGGTGCGCGGACCGGGCCGGTGGCCGCCCTGCGGATCGGCCAGCCACACGCCGTCCACGGTCAGCAGCGCGCTCGCGGTCACCGCAACCAGTCCGGCCTCGTTGATGAGCCGATCGCGATTCGCGAGGAGAGTCGCGGGGGCCTCCGCCCCGGTTCCGGGCCGCTTTGCACGGGTGAGGGCAACCTGCGGCTGGACTGCCGGGTTGGTCCGCCCCGGCTCGGCGTCATCGTCCGCCAACGCGCGGATGCCGGGCACTCCGGCGGTGATCGCGGCCCACCGGTCGAACTGCTCGGCTGCGGCCCGCCGGGCCTCGCGCCAGCCCGCGTCCAAGTCGAGCAGGCGCAGCGGCCCGCCGTCGGCCCGCCCCTGCGCGCAGCCGGGCGAGCGGATCAGGCTGGCGGAGGCCTGGTCTGTCCCGGCCGCGACATGGAACATGCCGGAGAACGGCCCTCCGATCTCGTACTCCTGCCACTGGCCGTGCGGGTTCCAGTCGGTGAGCTCGAAGTACCGGACGACGCCGCCCGGACTCAGCTCGTGGCGCCAGTCGCGGTCGGTGCTCGCCGCCAGGAGGGCGATCACCGCATCCGGTGCCAAGTCCTGCCCTTCGTCGGCATCCGGGGCGAGCTCGTCGCACCAGTCGGTCCGTTCGTGCCACTGTTCGTCGGTGTAGAGGGAGGTCGGGTCCAGGGCCGCCTGCACGGCGGCTTCGACGTCCTCGGGATCGGTCGGGGGCAGGCAGACCAGCACGGGTGCGTACGACATGAAACGGCCTCCGTCTCGGTGGGTGTGGGTGGGGAGCGGATGTTTTGCGAGGAGGCGGGCCTTTGCGGCGGCGCGGTTGGCGGCACTGGTGATCCCCGGCGGCGTGGACGGCCGTGCCGCAACCCCCCAATGAAAACCATATTACATCATATATATTCATATTGCAATGCTGATGTCCCCGGCCGGTGGGGTCGACGTGCAGGTGCGGAGGCTCAGCGGGCGAGGCGGTGGTGGTATCTCCGGCCCTTCGCGGCGCTCGTTCTCCAGATCCGCGGCGCGGACACGGGCGATGTGCCACAGAACGGTCTCCCGCCCGCTCCGCCGGCGACACTGCTGCCCGGGGCGTGTCCAGGGCAGCCGCCGCGGCGTTCTCGACGTCGCCGGGAACCACACCGCCACGCGTACGTCAGGAGCGGACTCCTTCCCGGCGGGTGCGGGCGGTCGTCACGGGCCGGGCGGGACGATCCAGGCCTGCACGCAGGGCATCGCGGCGGGCGTAGGCCGCCGCGCGGTGCGCCAGAGCCGCGCCGACACCGGAGTCCGGCTCCCGGATCGCATCGGCGCGTGCCACCAGGACATCCGGGCCCAGCCGCCAGATCACGCTGTTCGCGACCAGCACCGCAGCTGACAGGGCGTCGATCTCCACCCCGATCCAGGTCTTCTCGGCCGGATCCTGGCCGCGGAACAGCAGATCGGCGGCAACGGCACGCCACAGCGCGCCCGAGCCGGCGGCCGGCTCCATGACGACGCCGTCGGCGGAATCGACCGCCAGGATCTCCGCCATCAGCACCGCTGCGCCCCGAGGGGTGTGGAAGGCGCCGACGGCGCCCTTGTCTGCCCGCCCGCGAAGCTGCTGCATGAGACGACCGAGCAGATCGGAGCCCAGGGCACGCTCGCGGTCGCCGGCGAACTCCAGGAGCCCCGTGCGGATGCAGGTCTGAGCGGCCAGCCGGGCGCCTGCAGCCTGCCACTCCTCGGGGGCGTCGAGCCAGCGCCGCAGCGGCCGCATCCTCTCGACGTGCGCGGGAAGCAGCCAGTACAGCTGCTGCCAGGCCCGGTCCAGCAGCTCGCACAGGTCGCCCGGGTCCAGGCAGGCCACGGTGCCCGCCAGAGACCCGGCGTCGGTGTCCAGGACGGGCAGGAACGCCATTGCCGCGACCGTGCCGACCACGACGTCGAGCCCAGCCGCGCCGTGATCGGCGGTCCAGACTGCCGAGACGGTGTCGGCGATGAGGCGTGCGTGGTCATCGGCGTTCTGCGGCATCAGCATCCGGCGGGCCGCGGAGGACTGGAACAGGGGAATCGCGGCGACTTCGGCAGCCGTGTAGTGCGTCAGGACGTGCTCCGATCCGGTGAAGGCAGCGGGGTGGGGGCGGCCGCGGCGGAGGAGCCGCAGCCGCGGGCGGATACGTCAGGGCTTCGCCTCGTCGGCGACCGGGGTGAGCCGCGTCCAGACCTGGAGGAACGCGCCGGCCTGCTGGATCTCGGCCTGCCAGTAGAACCCTGCGGGGTCTTCCACCAGCTCCGGGTCGGCGGGCATGAGGGCCGCGGCCTGATCGACACGGAGCATCCGGCCGACGTCGTCGGCGCTGTAGGACGGCACCTGGAGGCAG
The window above is part of the Streptomyces sp. TLI_171 genome. Proteins encoded here:
- a CDS encoding IS5 family transposase (programmed frameshift), giving the protein MSDDLVPDDLWDRVAPLLPPRPARRHRYPGRLPADDRAALRGIVYVLCKSVSWRDVPAERTGCSGITAWRRLRDWTEAGVWPRLHEVLLAELRTAGLLEMDDCAIDGSHVRALKRGAHTGPSPVDRARPGSKHHLIVDRHGTPIAVTLTAGNRHDVTQLLPLLDAIPPIRGLCGRPRTRPRRLFADRGYDFDKYRRLLWKRGIKPLIARRGVAHGSGLGKTRWVVERTFAWLHQFKRLRIRYEIRADLHLSLLQLACSIICLRRLRTSF
- a CDS encoding IS5 family transposase, producing the protein MTDRRPYPSDLSDARWALVEPTLTAWRRARTERALAFGRPPEHELRDLLDAILYVDRTGIPWRYLPHDYPPWETVYAYFARWQKEGVFEQLNGLLRRLVRTAEGRGPEPTACIVDSQSVKTSTNVPTSSQGVDVGKKIVGRKRNIVTDTIGLLLMVLVTAASVQDGAAGKQLLTAVATEHPTIRKAWTDMGYKNAVVEHGAALGIDVEIVRRNPATRGFVVQPRRWVVERTFGWLMHHRRLARDYEALPARSEAMVHVAMISLMTRRLTGESTPTWRGT
- a CDS encoding N-6 DNA methylase, producing MPQNADDHARLIADTVSAVWTADHGAAGLDVVVGTVAAMAFLPVLDTDAGSLAGTVACLDPGDLCELLDRAWQQLYWLLPAHVERMRPLRRWLDAPEEWQAAGARLAAQTCIRTGLLEFAGDRERALGSDLLGRLMQQLRGRADKGAVGAFHTPRGAAVLMAEILAVDSADGVVMEPAAGSGALWRAVAADLLFRGQDPAEKTWIGVEIDALSAAVLVANSVIWRLGPDVLVARADAIREPDSGVGAALAHRAAAYARRDALRAGLDRPARPVTTARTRREGVRS